Proteins from a single region of Gasterosteus aculeatus chromosome 20, fGasAcu3.hap1.1, whole genome shotgun sequence:
- the proser3 gene encoding proline and serine-rich protein 3 isoform X7 has protein sequence METTRTLSVRAGQSTNSSELRVQQDSVLAKYVDRFRHGRPQSREERKLGPSDDGEKQQPFWWMSPSSSPCSSTPTKAAEKDGIQPLKYDHGFAIFSPDGQHRHDGSLSPCRRSISMLSDTSQGEFDDTEIQHLQEKASRLLLKGECTPSDGSNPVSSEDLGCSDFSSPVSVYEQVRRPFIPIKTRVSEDILFQWRLRRKMEQAREGSQSLQHAGLHDPTSNWPAPSSSRLSARGAAYKQQQPPECSQQSSQPQIIAPRPQTEEAPRSCPKASDPTPFPAAVASGSSVSQPQAVVQVPAHMHLLCDVVPCPVRSSLASIHRHLSEGIDGSQTKDVSEKTQKPPEHSPPLPPASSGAMGRAELIHQSRSEGGKKEEDETRVLETKKEPSLRKKKKSTRCTAQREHVDGPAPTNRRFSYKTVPKIVVPRQQEGSEGFQSSAGVRAPPTSPIHSALGQVVSEVLFPTVDPSPGQKDPVWLGSSPCAASEPPQSSVPPRTAHNSMEVISQLLREAEDSDEKEFEDDPLLQVLRRQRKWVKKQISEVDAVLNEFLEE, from the exons ATGGAGACAACCAGAACCTTGTCTGTGAGAGCAGGACAATCCACAAATTCCTCAGAACTAAGAGTTCAGCAAGATTCAGTGCTGGCAAA GTATGTAGATCGCTTTCGACATGGTCGACCGCAGAGTCGCGAGGAACGCAAGCTGGGCCCTTCAGACGACGGAGAGAAGCAGCAGCCTTTTTGGTGGATGTCACCCTCCTCTTCACCCTGCAGTTCAACACCCActaaagcagcagaaaaag ATGGTATCCAGCCTCTGAAGTATGACCATGGATTTGCCATTTTCAGTCCAGATGGGCAGCATCGACATGACGGATCCCTTTCCCCATGCAGAAGGTCCATTAGT ATGTTGTCAGACACCTCTCAAGGGGAATTTGATGACACAGAGATTCAACACCTGCAAGAAAAGGCTAGCAGACTCCTGCTGAAAGG GGAATGCACTCCGAGTGATGGATCAAACCCTGTCAGCTCAGAGGACCTGGGATGCTCAGACTTCTCTTCTCCAGTCAGCGTATATGAGCAAGTACGAAGACCTTTTATTCCCATTAAGACAAGAGTATCAG AGGACATCTTGTTCCAGTGGCGTTTAAGGAGAAAGATGGAGCAGGCCAGGGAGGGATCGCAATCCCTGCAACACGCCGGTCTTCATGATCCCACATCCAACTGGCCGGCTCCCAGTTCAAGCCGTCTCTCTGCCAGAGGAGCGGCTTACAAG CAACAGCAGCCTCCAGAATGCTCACAGCAATCTTCACAGCCACAGATCATCGCGCCCCGGCCACAAACCGAAGAAGCCCCCAGATCATGTCCCAAAGCTTCAGATCCAACTCCCTTCCCTGCCGCTGTTGCCTCTGGCTCTTCAGTCTCTCAACCACAGGCTGTTGTGCAAGTGCCTGCACACATGCATTTACTCTGTGACGTCGTGCCCTGTCCCGTCCGGTCATCCCTTGCGAGCATTCATCGACACCTTTCTGAAGGAATCGATGGGTCGCAGACAAAGGACGTCTCTGAAAAGACCCAAAAGCCACCTGAGCATTCGCCTCCTCTACCACCTGCATCCTCTGGAGCTATGGGAAGAGCTGAGCTGATTCACCAGAGCAGGtctgaggggggaaagaaagaggaagacgagACAAGAGTGTTGGAGACAAAGAAGGAGCCGTCtttgagaaagaagaagaaatccacAAG ATGTACTGCGCAAAGGGAACACGTTGATGGCCCCGCTCCTACAAACAGGAGATTTTCATATAAAACCGTTCCCAAAATAGTCGTGCCACGGCAACAGGAAGGAAGCGAGGGCTTCCAGAGCTCTGCTGGTGTTCGTGCACCACCCACGTCTCCTATCCACAGCGCCCTCGGACAG GTAGTTTCGGAGGTATTATTTCCCACGGTGGATCCATCTCCTGGACAAAAGGACCCGGTCTGGTTGGGTTCTTCTCCTTGTGCTGCCTCTGAACCTCCACAATCCTCAGTTCCTCCACGCACTGCACACAACTCTATGGAGGTCATTTCCCAGCTGCTGCGAGAAGCTGAag ATTCAGATGAAAAAGAGTTTGAAGATGACCCTTTATTACAAGTTCTTCGCAGGCAGAGGAAATGGGTAAAGAAGCAGATCAG TGAAGTAGACGCCGTGTTGAATGAATTCCTGGAAGAGTGA